One Chitinophagaceae bacterium C216 genomic window carries:
- the capD gene encoding UDP-glucose 4-epimerase: MQIKDKILLITGGTGSFGNAVMHRFLNTDHFKEIRIFSRDEKKQDDMRKRYNNRKIKFYLGDVRDRTSVETVVKGVDYIFHAAALKQVPSCEFFPLEAVKTNILGTDNVLYAAEKYEVKRVVVLSTDKAAYPINAMGMSKALMEKVTVARSRNLDDSKTVFCCTRYGNVMASRGSVIPLFIDQIKSGKPLTITDPGMTRFMMTLEDAVDLVLYAFENARQGDLFVQKAPAATIETLAKALLELYNAKNEIKIIGTRHGEKVYETLVNREDMVKAEDLGGYYRIPADTRDLNYEQYFSEGNPEESKVEEYHSHNTYRLNVEEMKELLKKLPVIREDILGEKNVVHYPV; this comes from the coding sequence ATGCAAATAAAAGACAAAATATTACTCATTACAGGCGGTACCGGTTCCTTCGGGAATGCTGTAATGCATCGTTTTTTGAATACCGATCATTTTAAAGAAATACGCATATTCAGCCGGGATGAGAAAAAGCAGGATGATATGCGTAAGCGCTATAATAATCGAAAGATTAAATTTTATCTGGGCGATGTAAGGGATCGTACTAGTGTAGAAACGGTAGTGAAGGGGGTGGATTATATATTTCACGCTGCAGCGTTAAAGCAGGTACCTTCCTGCGAATTTTTTCCATTGGAGGCTGTAAAAACCAATATCTTGGGCACCGACAATGTATTATATGCTGCCGAAAAATACGAAGTGAAGAGGGTAGTGGTGCTCAGTACCGATAAAGCGGCTTATCCTATCAATGCTATGGGGATGTCCAAGGCACTGATGGAAAAAGTAACCGTTGCGCGTTCCCGTAATCTTGACGATTCTAAAACCGTTTTCTGCTGTACACGTTACGGCAATGTAATGGCTTCCCGAGGATCTGTAATTCCTTTGTTTATCGATCAAATTAAATCAGGCAAGCCCCTTACCATTACCGATCCTGGGATGACGCGCTTTATGATGACACTGGAAGATGCGGTAGATCTCGTGCTATATGCTTTTGAAAATGCGCGTCAAGGCGATCTTTTCGTACAAAAAGCTCCTGCCGCTACCATCGAAACTTTAGCTAAAGCATTATTGGAACTTTATAATGCCAAAAACGAAATTAAAATCATCGGCACCCGCCATGGAGAAAAAGTATATGAAACCCTCGTAAATAGGGAAGATATGGTGAAGGCAGAAGATTTGGGAGGCTATTATCGCATTCCTGCCGATACACGCGATTTGAACTATGAGCAATATTTCTCCGAAGGAAATCCTGAGGAGTCAAAGGTTGAAGAATATCACTCACATAATACTTATCGTCTCAACGTGGAAGAGATGAAAGAGCTGCTTAAGAAATTGCCAGTCATCCGTGAAGATATTTTAGGAGAAAAAAATGTAGTTCACTATCCCGTATAA
- the wbjC gene encoding UDP-2-acetamido-2,6-beta-L-arabino-hexul-4-ose reductase: MRKVGITGQAGFVGSHLYNTLQLYKDEFELVPFERNYFENKEQLDAFVSQCDTIVHLAAMNRHPDANVIYETNVGLVQTLLDSLRRTGAKPHTIFSSSTQEERDNLYGKSKKEGRAFLATWSQDTGAPVTGMVIPNVFGPFGKPFYNSVVATFCTQVARGEEPEIHVDGDLKLIYVGELVQEIINVIRKRTSEPNYIVAHTAEAKVSEILALLKNFKTVYQDKGEIPVLANNFELNLFNTYRCYMDIANHFPVKFTQHVDPRGAFVEVIRLGMGGQVSFSTTVPGVTRGNHFHTRKIERFAVIKGKALIQLRRIGTQEVLNFELSGEEPAYVDMPIWYTHNIKNIGEEDLYTIFWINEKYNPDDPDTYFENV, from the coding sequence ATGAGAAAAGTAGGAATCACTGGTCAGGCTGGCTTTGTAGGTAGTCATCTGTACAATACACTGCAGTTATATAAAGATGAGTTTGAGTTAGTCCCTTTTGAAAGAAATTATTTTGAAAATAAGGAACAGTTGGATGCTTTCGTGAGCCAATGCGACACCATCGTGCATCTTGCAGCAATGAATAGGCATCCTGATGCAAATGTAATCTATGAAACCAATGTTGGATTGGTACAAACTCTTTTAGACTCGTTGCGTCGAACAGGGGCTAAGCCTCATACTATTTTTTCTTCTTCTACGCAGGAAGAACGAGATAATCTATATGGGAAATCGAAGAAAGAGGGTAGAGCGTTTCTTGCTACTTGGTCGCAGGATACTGGGGCACCTGTTACGGGAATGGTAATCCCTAACGTATTTGGGCCTTTCGGAAAGCCTTTTTATAATTCAGTGGTGGCAACTTTTTGTACACAGGTAGCGAGGGGTGAGGAGCCTGAAATTCATGTAGACGGTGACCTGAAGTTGATTTACGTAGGTGAACTGGTTCAGGAAATCATAAATGTAATTCGCAAAAGAACGTCGGAGCCGAATTATATAGTTGCTCATACTGCCGAAGCGAAAGTATCAGAAATACTGGCTTTGCTAAAGAACTTTAAGACCGTATATCAGGATAAAGGGGAAATACCGGTATTGGCCAATAATTTCGAACTGAATTTGTTCAATACCTATCGGTGCTACATGGATATAGCCAACCATTTCCCGGTAAAGTTTACACAACATGTCGATCCACGCGGAGCTTTTGTCGAAGTCATTCGTTTGGGGATGGGAGGTCAGGTCTCATTTTCTACTACAGTACCAGGAGTAACGCGAGGTAATCATTTTCACACCCGGAAAATAGAGCGTTTTGCGGTAATAAAGGGTAAGGCCTTGATTCAACTTCGAAGAATAGGCACTCAAGAAGTGCTGAACTTTGAACTGTCCGGTGAGGAACCTGCCTATGTGGATATGCCAATATGGTATACCCATAATATCAAAAATATAGGGGAGGAAGACCTGTATACAATTTTCTGGATTAACGAAAAATATAATCCCGATGATCCGGATACTTATTTTGAGAACGTATAG
- the glgM gene encoding Alpha-maltose-1-phosphate synthase codes for MKILLCTPLGGKIGGISRWAEHILEYYTTHVNKEEVDIDFFRMNHKKGSYSGDSLLYRAIEGVKVYIPLLRGIKKKMAGTPYDIVHIVSSASISLIKDYFIIRQAQKYNIKTVVHFRFGRIPDLIKTNNWEMRLLRKVIRAATKVIVIDKASYDALKSNGFNNVVLLPNPLTPVVKNIIAENNHIARNSNKIIFAGHVVRTKGVFELLTACMDLENIELKLIGFVYPEIKEELLRLAETNKFKGQLTISGEMAYQETIKEMLSAGIFVLPTYTEGFPNVILESMACGCPIIASSVGAIPEMLDMNGEKPAGLCIPPRDVEQLRLAILKMLTDRNFANECGKNAKERVNNLYDISIVWQHMLDIWKDVRATS; via the coding sequence ATGAAAATATTACTATGTACACCTCTGGGTGGTAAAATTGGGGGGATTTCTCGTTGGGCAGAGCATATTTTGGAATACTACACAACCCATGTCAATAAGGAAGAAGTCGATATTGATTTTTTTCGAATGAACCATAAAAAAGGTTCATATTCTGGAGATTCATTGTTATATAGAGCTATTGAGGGGGTAAAGGTATATATACCTCTATTAAGAGGAATAAAAAAGAAAATGGCAGGCACCCCATACGACATCGTTCATATTGTTAGTAGTGCATCTATAAGTCTCATAAAAGATTATTTCATCATAAGACAAGCTCAGAAGTATAATATAAAAACGGTTGTTCATTTTCGGTTTGGGCGTATTCCGGACTTAATAAAAACGAATAATTGGGAAATGCGCCTATTACGTAAAGTAATTCGGGCTGCTACAAAAGTAATTGTAATTGACAAAGCATCGTATGATGCTTTAAAATCAAATGGATTTAATAATGTGGTGTTGCTACCTAACCCTCTTACGCCAGTTGTAAAAAATATTATTGCTGAAAATAATCACATAGCTAGAAATTCTAATAAAATTATATTTGCTGGGCATGTAGTACGAACTAAAGGGGTTTTTGAATTGCTAACAGCATGTATGGATCTCGAAAACATTGAGTTAAAGCTTATTGGATTCGTTTACCCAGAAATAAAGGAAGAATTGTTACGTTTAGCTGAAACCAATAAGTTTAAAGGCCAATTAACTATTTCCGGAGAGATGGCATACCAGGAAACGATTAAGGAAATGCTCTCTGCCGGTATATTTGTTTTGCCCACCTACACCGAGGGGTTCCCTAATGTTATTCTTGAAAGTATGGCGTGCGGGTGCCCTATTATTGCTTCATCGGTTGGGGCAATTCCTGAGATGTTGGATATGAATGGAGAGAAACCTGCTGGGTTGTGTATCCCGCCTAGGGATGTAGAGCAACTACGCCTGGCAATTTTAAAAATGTTGACAGATAGAAATTTTGCCAATGAATGTGGAAAGAACGCCAAAGAGAGGGTGAATAATTTGTATGATATATCTATCGTTTGGCAACATATGCTTGATATCTGGAAGGACGTAAGAGCTACATCATAA
- the wbpA gene encoding UDP-N-acetyl-D-glucosamine 6-dehydrogenase, protein MKNSKTVAIIGLGYVGLPLAVEFGKKRPTIGFDINSDRINELKAHKDRTLEVTSADLQQAVHLTYSSEIEALKEAQIYIITVPTPVDKYNNPDLTPIRKATETVATVLKKGDIVIYESTVYPGVTEDICVPILEEKSGLKYNNDFFCGYSPERINPGDKEHTVTKIRKVTSGSTPEIAEEVDQLYASIITAGTFKASSIKVAEAAKVIENAQRDINIAFVNELAKIFNLLNIDTLEVLEAAGTKWNFLPFRPGLVGGHCIGVDPFYIAQKAKEVGYHPEIILAGRRLNDSMGAYVANEFIKLLIRNDVKIKGAEVLILGITFKENCPDIRNSRVIDIINELNSFGLKVDVYDPWASADEVWHEYGIKILTNIEGLNKYEGVIAAVGHKEFLDLKIEEAKVFYDVKGIFPKEKVSARL, encoded by the coding sequence ATGAAAAATTCAAAAACTGTAGCGATAATTGGCCTAGGCTATGTGGGACTGCCTTTGGCTGTCGAGTTCGGTAAGAAGCGACCTACCATTGGTTTCGATATAAACTCAGACCGAATTAATGAGTTAAAAGCTCATAAAGATAGAACGCTAGAGGTTACCTCTGCCGATTTACAGCAAGCGGTACATTTAACTTATTCCTCGGAAATCGAAGCTTTAAAAGAAGCACAAATTTATATTATCACAGTTCCAACACCTGTAGATAAATACAATAATCCGGATTTAACACCTATCAGAAAAGCCACTGAAACGGTTGCTACTGTATTAAAGAAAGGAGATATTGTTATTTATGAATCTACCGTTTATCCAGGCGTTACGGAAGATATCTGTGTTCCAATTTTGGAAGAAAAGTCAGGCTTAAAGTATAATAACGACTTTTTCTGTGGTTATTCGCCGGAACGTATCAATCCAGGTGACAAAGAACATACTGTAACTAAGATTAGAAAAGTTACGTCGGGTTCTACACCTGAGATCGCTGAGGAGGTAGATCAATTGTATGCGTCCATAATTACTGCCGGTACATTTAAAGCCTCATCTATAAAAGTGGCAGAAGCGGCTAAGGTTATAGAAAATGCACAACGCGATATTAATATAGCTTTTGTAAACGAGCTGGCTAAAATTTTCAATCTTCTAAATATTGACACTTTAGAAGTTTTGGAAGCGGCAGGAACTAAATGGAATTTTCTCCCCTTTAGACCTGGATTGGTAGGAGGCCACTGTATTGGTGTTGATCCATTTTATATTGCACAAAAAGCTAAAGAAGTTGGATATCATCCCGAAATAATATTAGCAGGTCGCAGGCTTAACGATAGTATGGGTGCTTATGTAGCAAACGAGTTTATTAAGCTACTTATTAGAAACGATGTTAAGATTAAAGGTGCCGAAGTTTTAATTCTGGGTATAACTTTTAAAGAAAATTGCCCGGATATTCGCAACAGTCGCGTTATTGATATTATCAATGAGCTTAATTCATTTGGTTTAAAAGTAGATGTATACGATCCTTGGGCAAGTGCAGATGAGGTTTGGCATGAATATGGGATAAAAATATTGACTAATATTGAGGGGCTTAATAAATATGAAGGTGTAATAGCCGCCGTAGGACATAAAGAGTTTTTAGATCTCAAAATTGAAGAGGCTAAAGTTTTTTATGATGTAAAAGGCATTTTCCCAAAAGAAAAAGTGAGTGCAAGGTTATAA
- the wbpI gene encoding UDP-2,3-diacetamido-2,3-dideoxy-D-glucuronate 2-epimerase, whose product MTPLKVMTVVGTRPEIIRLSRVIAALDKSEAIEHTLVHTGQNYDYELNEIFFSDLGIRKPDHFLNAAGTTATETIGNILIKIDPLLEQIKPDAFLVLGDTNSCLCAIPAKKRQIPIFHMEAGNRCFDQRVPEETNRRIVDHIADINLTYSDIAREYLLKEGFPSDRIIKTGSPMYEVLMHYLPQIESSDVLQRLNLERGKYFVVSSHREENINSEKNFNGLINSLNAIAEHYGYPIIVSTHPRTRNMIEKKQVQVRPEVQFLKPLGFHDYNALQMNACAVLSDSGTISEESSILNFRALNIREAHERPEAMEEASVMMVGLSPERIMQGLVQLQYQQTGKDRNFRLVADYSMPNVSEKVVRIIISYTDYIKLNVWKSNR is encoded by the coding sequence ATGACACCATTAAAAGTGATGACGGTAGTGGGTACCCGTCCCGAGATTATCAGATTGTCGAGAGTAATTGCAGCCTTGGATAAATCGGAAGCAATTGAGCATACATTGGTACACACTGGACAGAATTACGATTACGAACTGAACGAAATATTTTTTTCAGATCTGGGTATCAGAAAGCCAGATCATTTTCTGAACGCAGCCGGAACCACAGCTACAGAAACCATAGGTAATATTTTGATTAAAATAGATCCTTTATTGGAGCAAATAAAACCCGATGCTTTTCTGGTACTGGGCGATACCAACAGTTGTTTATGTGCCATTCCTGCCAAGAAAAGACAAATTCCCATTTTCCATATGGAGGCGGGAAACCGCTGCTTCGATCAGCGTGTACCGGAGGAGACCAATAGACGTATTGTAGATCACATTGCCGATATCAATCTTACTTATAGTGATATTGCCCGGGAATACCTACTTAAGGAAGGCTTCCCGTCGGATCGCATTATTAAAACCGGCTCGCCGATGTATGAAGTGCTGATGCACTATTTGCCACAGATTGAAAGTTCGGATGTATTACAGCGCTTGAATTTGGAAAGAGGGAAGTACTTTGTAGTTTCTTCCCATCGCGAGGAGAACATCAATTCAGAAAAAAACTTCAACGGCCTTATCAATTCTCTCAATGCCATAGCAGAGCATTACGGCTATCCCATTATTGTGTCAACCCATCCGCGCACTCGAAATATGATAGAGAAAAAGCAAGTGCAGGTAAGACCTGAAGTGCAGTTTCTGAAACCCTTGGGCTTTCACGATTATAATGCACTACAGATGAATGCATGTGCAGTATTGTCGGATTCGGGTACTATTTCGGAGGAATCCTCTATTCTTAATTTCCGTGCTTTGAATATTCGTGAGGCACATGAAAGACCCGAGGCCATGGAGGAAGCCTCTGTGATGATGGTAGGTTTGTCGCCAGAAAGAATTATGCAAGGATTAGTACAACTGCAGTATCAACAAACAGGAAAAGATCGGAACTTTCGTTTGGTAGCAGACTATTCCATGCCTAATGTTTCTGAAAAAGTAGTAAGAATTATTATTTCATATACTGATTATATAAAACTGAATGTTTGGAAAAGTAATAGGTAA